One stretch of Thalassovita sp. DNA includes these proteins:
- the pstC gene encoding phosphate ABC transporter permease subunit PstC, producing MPATWPVSWLVLILLGLSVIGYFLGRQRALASAGGDSRLLHSLPNFYGMNVLLSALIPSAVVLGAWVLIQPMVINSTVSSAIPAEVIAEGSSRDLVMSDVKRVAEGIEIARESGAVTLEEIRALDATQTDIRALLEEVGVALGSDVQPAILKAAQDYRAMSITGSNAMMIIVLLIAIVGFGRSYARTHHEYRARNIVERAVLALLIGAASLAILTTVGIVLSMLFETVNFFGLHDWKDFFFGTVWAPNFRGDSELAIFPLLWGTLYISVVALFVAVPIGLFAAIYLSEYASKAVRGFAKPLLEILAGIPTIVYGLFALVTFGPFLLRMFGDGGVLGVNWMTDARSVATAGIVMGIMLIPFVSSLSDDIINAVPQSLRDGSYGLGATKSETIRQVVLPAALPGIVGAILLAASRAIGETMIVVLGAGAIARLSANPLDALTTITTRIVSQLTGDGDFASPETLVAFALGLTLFVLTLGLNVLALYIVRKYREQYE from the coding sequence ATGCCTGCTACTTGGCCCGTTTCCTGGCTTGTCTTGATCCTGCTCGGTCTATCAGTGATCGGCTACTTCCTTGGGCGCCAACGCGCCCTTGCTTCTGCAGGCGGCGACAGCCGGTTGCTACACTCTCTTCCGAATTTCTACGGGATGAACGTGCTCCTGAGCGCTTTGATCCCCTCCGCCGTGGTTCTTGGCGCCTGGGTGCTGATCCAACCGATGGTGATCAACTCCACCGTTTCCAGCGCGATCCCGGCTGAGGTGATCGCCGAAGGCTCCAGCCGTGATCTGGTGATGAGCGACGTCAAGCGCGTTGCTGAAGGTATTGAAATCGCGCGTGAAAGCGGCGCTGTCACGCTGGAAGAGATCCGCGCATTGGACGCCACACAAACTGACATCCGCGCGCTTCTGGAGGAGGTTGGCGTTGCCCTTGGCAGCGATGTACAGCCCGCAATTTTGAAGGCCGCGCAGGATTATCGCGCCATGTCGATCACCGGCAGCAATGCGATGATGATCATTGTGTTGCTGATCGCGATTGTCGGCTTTGGCCGCTCCTACGCGCGCACCCATCATGAATATCGCGCCCGCAACATCGTGGAGCGCGCTGTGCTGGCGCTGCTGATTGGCGCGGCGTCGCTGGCGATCCTGACCACCGTGGGCATCGTTCTGTCGATGCTGTTTGAAACGGTGAACTTCTTTGGTCTGCACGACTGGAAGGATTTCTTCTTCGGCACGGTCTGGGCGCCGAACTTCCGTGGTGACTCGGAACTGGCGATTTTCCCGCTGCTCTGGGGTACGCTCTATATCTCAGTGGTGGCGCTGTTTGTGGCAGTTCCGATCGGCCTGTTTGCTGCGATCTACCTGTCTGAATACGCATCGAAAGCGGTGCGTGGCTTCGCCAAACCGCTGCTGGAAATCCTGGCAGGCATCCCGACCATTGTTTACGGCCTCTTCGCGCTGGTGACTTTCGGCCCGTTTCTGCTGCGCATGTTTGGTGACGGCGGGGTTCTGGGCGTTAACTGGATGACCGACGCCCGTTCAGTTGCCACCGCTGGCATCGTCATGGGCATCATGCTGATCCCCTTCGTCAGCTCGCTGAGTGATGACATCATCAACGCTGTGCCGCAGTCGCTGCGCGATGGCTCCTACGGGCTGGGCGCAACCAAATCCGAAACCATCCGCCAGGTGGTGCTGCCTGCGGCCTTGCCCGGCATCGTTGGTGCGATCCTGCTGGCCGCCAGCCGCGCGATTGGCGAAACCATGATTGTGGTGCTGGGGGCAGGGGCCATTGCCCGGCTGTCTGCCAACCCGCTGGATGCGCTGACCACCATCACCACCCGTATCGTCAGCCAGCTGACCGGGGATGGCGATTTCGCCTCACCTGAAACGCTGGTTGCCTTTGCACTGGGTCTGACGCTCTTCGTGCTGACCCTCGGCCTCAATGTCCTCGCGCTCTACATCGTGCGCAAATACCGGGAACAGTACGAATGA
- a CDS encoding substrate-binding domain-containing protein yields MSFVKLTASTLAIAAVSATAAAARDQVQVAGSSTVLPYASIVAEAFGENFDFPTPVVESGGSSAGLKRFCEGVGENTVDVANASRKIKDKEIKACAENGVTDIIEVRIGYDGIVFASDIAGEKFEFTPTDWFLALSDKVLVDGALVDNPNKTWADVNANFPAQALAAYIPGTKHGTREVFEDKVILAGCEATGAFDAFLAGAEGDSDKAKKKAAEKACIALRTDGVSVDIDGDYTETLASIESNKDGIGVFGLSFYENNTDKLTVATMSGIVPSTGSIATGEYPVSRPLYFYVKKAHIGVIPGLKEYAEFFIADEIAGPDGPLAEYGLVADPELAETQAVVADEQVLGANM; encoded by the coding sequence ATCCGCAACCGCCGCTGCCGCTCGTGACCAGGTGCAGGTTGCCGGTTCTTCCACCGTTCTGCCTTACGCTTCGATCGTTGCAGAAGCCTTCGGTGAAAACTTCGACTTCCCGACCCCCGTTGTTGAATCGGGTGGCTCCTCGGCTGGTCTGAAGCGCTTCTGCGAAGGTGTTGGCGAAAACACCGTTGATGTTGCCAACGCATCGCGCAAGATCAAAGACAAAGAGATCAAAGCCTGCGCCGAAAACGGTGTCACCGACATCATCGAAGTGCGCATCGGCTATGACGGCATCGTCTTCGCCTCGGACATCGCTGGCGAGAAATTCGAATTCACCCCGACCGATTGGTTCCTGGCCCTGTCCGACAAAGTTCTGGTCGACGGCGCGCTGGTCGACAACCCGAACAAAACCTGGGCTGACGTAAACGCCAACTTCCCGGCGCAGGCCCTGGCCGCTTACATCCCGGGCACCAAGCACGGCACCCGTGAAGTGTTCGAAGACAAAGTGATCCTGGCCGGCTGTGAAGCCACCGGCGCCTTTGACGCCTTCCTAGCCGGCGCCGAGGGCGACAGCGACAAAGCCAAGAAAAAAGCAGCTGAGAAAGCCTGTATCGCTCTGCGTACCGATGGCGTTTCGGTTGACATCGACGGCGACTACACCGAGACCCTGGCCTCGATCGAAAGCAACAAAGACGGCATCGGCGTCTTCGGCCTGTCGTTCTATGAGAACAACACCGACAAGTTGACCGTTGCGACCATGTCGGGCATCGTTCCTTCGACTGGATCGATCGCAACCGGCGAATACCCGGTATCGCGCCCGCTGTACTTCTACGTGAAGAAAGCCCACATCGGCGTGATCCCCGGCCTGAAAGAATATGCTGAGTTCTTCATCGCGGATGAGATCGCCGGCCCCGACGGCCCGCTGGCCGAATATGGTCTGGTTGCCGATCCTGAGCTGGCTGAGACCCAAGCGGTTGTCGCCGACGAACAGGTTCTGGGCGCCAACATGTAA